The Ornithorhynchus anatinus isolate Pmale09 chromosome 16, mOrnAna1.pri.v4, whole genome shotgun sequence genome contains the following window.
AGGAAAGCTTTATTGAGTAACTGGCTGCTTCACCCCAAGTCCCAGGACAAAGATCATATCTCCCCCAGATAAACCTTTAGCCCATAACAAACACACATCCACACATATGAGTCCTCACTGTTCCGTCTTTCCACTCTGCATTTATCTTTTTGGGATCCTTTCCTCGGCAGTATCATCACTGCCTGGGCTGCTGAGTCCCCACTTTTTAGAGGTCAGATGGAAATCCTGTTTTGCTCAATTTTTTACGCTCTGATCTCTGACCTGTGCGTAACCACCTCCTCTTGCTCCTGATTGGCTTCTacttacctatcaatcaatcagtggtatctattgaatgcttacagcatgcagagtACTGGGAGTATACAACAAagtaatagtgattgtggtatttgagcacttactatgtgccaagcactgtactgagtactggggtatctacaagataatcaggccccccacggggctcaaaatctaagtaggagggagaacgggtactgaatctccattttgcagatgagggaactgaggcccagagaaacagaagtgacttgcccgaggtcccacagcagacaagtggcagagccgggatcagaacccaggtcctcggactcccaggcccttgctcattcCAGGAGGCAGTGCTGTTTATTAGtacgtagacatgatccctgcccttgaggatctcacaatctggcaggggagaccgacattaatataaataaatgtcgcACAGGGGAAGCGACCGAGTAGAaggctctgtacataagtgctgtgcgggagtgggagtggtgatgatgatgatggtattcgttaaggccttactatgtgccaagcactcttctaagcactggcgtagatacaaggtaattaggttgtcccacatggggctcacagtcttaatcctcattttacagatgaagtaactgtggcacagagaagttaagtggtttgcccaaggtcacacagcagacaactggcagagccgggattagaaccctcgacctctgattcccaagcctgtgctctttccactaagccagtggTGAGAGCACCTAAGTTTTTTGGgcatacagactcaagtgcatgggcagggaatgtgtctattgttataatgtctgtattgttatactgtactctccctagcgcttaggacagtgctctgcacacagtaagcgctcaataaatacgattgagtgaatgaatgactgaaagtgcagaggtgatgctcaataataataatgttggtatttgttaagcactactgtgtgcagagcactgttctaagcgctggggtagatacagggaaatcaggttgtcccatgtgaggctcacagtcttcatccccattttgcagatgagggaactgaggaccagagaagttaaatgacttgcccacagtcacacagctgacaagtggcagagccgggatttgaacccacgacctctgactcgcaagcctgtgctctttccactgagccatgctgcttcacaataataatgttggtatttgttaagcgcttactatgtgcagagcactgttctaagccctgggggagatatagggtaatcaggtcgtcccacgtgaggctcacagttaatccccattttacagatgaggtaactgaggcacagagaagttgagtgacttgcccacagtcacacagctgacaagtggcagagccgggagtcaaacccatgactctgactccgaagcccaggctctttccactgagccacgctgcttccccaggcagGGAGTGCATCTTCCAACCCTgtggtattgtgttctcccaagtgcttagtacaatattccacatacagtaaggactcaataagtatgactgattgattgataataagatggggagatgagagattagtcagggaagattccatggaagagatgtgattttagttggactttgaagagggagcaGTCATTCTGAACTCTCTTGGAAGTCCGGCCCAAGCCACCggtcagagagagagatatggaggCACCCTTGTCCAAAGACGACAGTGTCTTGACCTGCAGTGGCTCCTTCCTTGCCTTTAATAACCCCGATGTGAGGCCCTTGTACCttgatttcctcctctcccgagcCGTGGCTCTAAACTCTTCATATCTCCATGCCAAGTAAATGAGAAACTGAATGGGATCCTGACCAGTCTGATCTCCGACGTCAAAGGGGTTTGGGTCCCAGGTGGAGTTGAACAGTCCAAGGCGCTGGGCCATATAGGAACCAGGAGGGACTCCGTCGATCACTTCAGGGCTGGGGTCTTCCCGAGAGGGCGCATTAAACTCTCCGAGAGACTCCAAAGAGAGATCCCAGGGAGGAGTGGATTCCTCCCGCTGCAGATCTAATTCACACTGTATTCTttttctgggagggaggggggaacgaAATCTTAAGAACTTTTGCCGGATGAATTTGCCTAAGTCCTTACTGTTGATAAAACAGTGTATGCTGTTTCCCGAACAGTGAATTCCTTCAGAGTTGCAGGCGGTGGATGAACAGAAAAATATCAGTTTAAAAAGACTGGTTTGTAATTTGTAGCTAAAAAAGGCATCCATTCTAACTGTAACCACACAGATTGCGGCACAACCCTGGAACTGGGATGTAATAACAGTTCAGAGCTTAGCAAATAACTCACTCTTAATCTGTTTGGACCGGGAGTCCAATCTGTAACCTCTACAATTACTTTCATTGCTTAGCAACACCCCGCACTAGTCTCAGGGCAAGAGGGAGTTGGGCAGCGGCTAAAATCCACCCAGCGTTGCCCGGCACAAAATTGCCTGGATTAGCAACCCACATCGAGATAAATTCAGCCCGGCCAAAGCCTGATTGGTTTAGATTAAAGGgtggggtaggaggagaaggCCTTGGGTCCACTCTCACTTTCAGAAGGAGCCTCTCCAGTCACTGGCAACTCAGATCCTCCCCGCCGGCCTACGTGGGTGTATCCTGGGAAATAGAGCGAAATTGAAATCAAAAGCAGCCCTTCCCGCCACGTCTGATCCATCCAGTGGGGTTCTCCAATGGTGCCAGCGTCCGATCTGCCCACCCCCCAGgggcggagaagcagtgtggtctagtggagagagcacagccttgggagccTAATACTACCtgtgtcacttgcccacagtccacctttagacagtaaactcgttgtgggcagggaatgcgtccgttctattcttcttttgtactctcccgagcgcttagtacagtgctttgcacctggtaagcgctcaatgaatatgattgagtgaaagtaagcgctcaataaatacgactgactgacatggggcaactaaactctgtgcctcagcttcctcatctgtaaaaatgggggttaggtatctgttctcccttcttcatagactgtgagctggggacTATGTCCATACTAATGTttgtggatctaccccagtgtttagtacagtgcttgacacctagggaGGGCTATTAATTTTtgattttaatttatttaatttttttaatattaatctgtctcctcctctggactgtaagtttattgtgggcagggaacctgtctcccaacagttatattgtactctcccaagcgtgtagtacagagtcctgcacacagtaagcgctcaagaaatatgattgaatgactgaaccaatgccattattattattatttctgtaggGCAGGCTGATGGCCACTGCACTGAACATGGAGTTGGAGAGAAGGGGTCTGAATGATgtcgtggaggaggaggacgaggagagagggaaagaaggggaacagAAAGCTTCCACCTGTTGTGACAGAGTCCACAAGTTCATCTCCAAATGGATGCTTCCTGAAGATGCCCGAGGAACTTACCTTGAGAGAGCCACTTGCATCCCACCCCctgtgttcatcatcatcatcagcttcaCTGAGGTAGGTAAACTCGCGTGGGGGCTCGGAGTGGCATcaaatggcctagaggatagggcccgggcctgggagtcagaaggacctgggttctaatctcggctctgccacttgtctgcattatgaccttaggcaaggcacttctcttctctgggcctcagttccctcatctgtaaaatggggattaagactgtgtcccacctgatttgcttgtattcaccccagtgcttagtacagtgcctggcacgtagtaagtgattaacaaattaccgcaattatgatgatgatgatgtcatcaGGAACCCGAATGTCAAGTTGACTGGGGTCGCCATGAGACTGGAGTAGAGAgcaagaagtggaaagagcctagtggaaagagcctagtggaaagagcgtgggcctgggagtcagaggacctgggttctaattcctgctcttccacatgcatgctgtgtgaccttgggcaagtcatttaacttctgtgcctcggcttccttcTCTGTAAATCCTCCTTAAActgatagccccatgtgggacagaaaccttgtctgacctgattaactgagtACACTCTTCGGCACACAAGAACcagtaacaaataccgtgatagaAGTAGAAAGGAACACTCTGTCACTTCAGCTACTGCGTTGACCCCGGCTTATCACCTGCTGTATGTTgcttccttccaccctcccaaTCCCCACCCTCTGGTCTTCCTTGTCTTGCTACCTTCTTCCTTGAGAATTATCGTGCTTGAAACAATGTATGCATCCCCACAGTTCTTTGGTTGGTTCAGAATCCCCCGCACAACTCTCATCTAAAGGAATTAGTTGGTTAGTTGGGGTATTTCTCCCACCACCTGTCCTAGTGatacagtgtcaggcactgttctaagtgctggggtagataataattataatattcattcaataatatttattgagtgcttactatgtgcagagcactgtactaagcacttggaatgtacaattcagcaacagatagagacaatccctgcccattgatgggcttacaggaggagacagatggacaaaaacaagacaacttaatcacgataaatagaatcaaggggatgtacacctcattaacaaaataaatagggtaataaaaatatatacaaataagcacagtgctgaggagcggggaagggagagggggaggagcagagagagcggggaaaggggacttagctgaggggaggcgaagggggagcagagagggagcagagggaaaaggggaagataagataataatagcaacaataatagtacttgttaagtgcttactatgtgccaggcactgtactaagcactgggtggaaatacaagcaaactgggttgaacacagtccctgtcccacatggggctgactgtcttaatcccccttttacagatgaggtaactgaggcacagagaagtgaagtggacttgcccaagatcgcacggcggacaagtgacggagccaggaatagaacccaagtccttttggctcccaggcccatgctctatccactaggccatgcttggtgAGAGGAGattgctaatattattattattgttcttgtctgtccgtctcccccgattagactgtaagcccatcaatgggcagggactgtctctatctgttaccgatttgtacattccaagtgcttagtacagtgctctgcacatagtaagcactcaataaatactgttgaatgaatgaatgagatcttgCTGACCCGAGATCTGCCCCTGCCTTTCCAGCTGGCCGTATTCATTTATTACGCTGTCTGGAAGCCCCAGAAGCAGTGGATCACCCTGGACACCGGCATCTGGAACAGCCCTTTCATTTACCGGCCAGACAAGAGAGAAGAAGCTTGGAGATTTGTCTCTTATATGCTAGTGCATGCCGGGTAAGTCAAGCAGGCCGCATTACTCATAATCCCTTTTCTTTGTGGTTCCCTAGTGAGACTGAAGCAggaatggctagagcccggatctgggagtcagaaggacttggcttctagtcctggctctgtcccttgtctgctgtgtgaccttgggcaagtcacattacttctcttgtgcctcggttacctcatctgtaaaatggggattaagacggtgagccccaggtaggacacggactgtgtccaactggattaccttgtatctaccccagcgcttaggacagtgcctggtacgtagtaagggcttactaaatgccgtaaaaaaaaaagccaagagcTACTCAATCTCGTTCCTAGGAACCAGTCTCAGAGATTCTGTTTGTTTGGATAACCTGTAAGAAAAAGTCCCTAATCTGAAACCGTATAAATCGTCTTGTATTTCCACTCTAGAAAAGAGCTGTATCTGCCGATTCAGCGATGACGTGATTTGGGTTTTGCATATATTTCCTCACGGATTCAACAGTTTTGTGTTTGCATTTGCAGTGTTGAGCACATTGTGGGAAATCTCTTCATGCAGCTCCTTCTGGGGATTCCCTTGGAAATGGTTCACAAAGGCCACCGAGTGGGACTAGTTTACTTGGCTGGAGTGATCGGAGGTCAGTATTCTGGGCTTCCAGTTAGTGGCCTATGGCTACCAATGAGAACAGCCTGGCCTGTCCGTATTGGCTTGCCTTCCTATTGCCTAATGTTCAACAGTTCTGCTCTGTGTTCAGCAATTGAGAGACCTTCCTTCTCTGACCTATATATAGGGTGAACCCCGTCATAAGGGAGATCTGGCTCATTTAATTCACAGAGAAGctgcaggacctagtggaaagagcaggggcctgagagtcagagcacctgggttctaaccgcagctccgccgtttgtctgctgtgcgacctcaggaaagtcacttccctgggcttcaattttttcatctctaaaatggggatttaatcctacttcctcttagttggactctgagtcccatgtgggacagggagtccgtccaccctggttatcttgtatctacccccaagctaaatatagtgcttggcacaaagtaaatacttactAAGAGAAGTAGAAGCGGCataacctagtggagagagtatgggcctgggagtcagaaggacctgggttctagtctcagctctgccacttgtctgctgtgtgatcctgggcaagtcccttcacttctttgtgcctcacagtgaatatgattgactggaacaAGTTACTACTGTtatattctgttatactgttgtattgtcctctcccaagagcttagtacagttctttgtggacagtaagtgctcaataaacacgattgacagACCCCGTAATTCTcatctggaagccttccctgtctaagccctcctctcctcttctactcccttctgcgctgctcttacttgctccttcattccttctccctcccatccccacagcacatatgattatatttgtatatgtctgtaatttgtttatattaatgtccgtctccccctctaaactctgagctcactgtggacaggaacgggtctgttgttatactgcactctcccgagagcttagtacagtgttttccacaccataagcgctcaataaatacgattgaatgaacgaatgtatgAGTAAATGAAACTTTCCTTGTCTTTCCAGGTTCCCTTGCCAGCTCAATCTGTGACCCGCTTCAAGCTCTGGTGGGAGCTTCAGGAGGCATCTATGCCCTGATAGGCGGATACTTTATGAATATTCTAGTGGTAAAAATTCCTTGCAGCATGGTTTCCTCTTGGGTTTGTTGTATAGAAGACTCAGAGAAAGTCCTCACATTCAGCTAGGGAAGAATAGGATGGGGCAGCTGTATTGGAGTCTGGCTAGTCGGAAGACCTTGGGACTGGGGGGTCAGGAGACAt
Protein-coding sequences here:
- the RHBDL2 gene encoding rhomboid-related protein 2 isoform X1, which gives rise to MATALNMELERRGLNDVVEEEDEERGKEGEQKASTCCDRVHKFISKWMLPEDARGTYLERATCIPPPVFIIIISFTELAVFIYYAVWKPQKQWITLDTGIWNSPFIYRPDKREEAWRFVSYMLVHAGVEHIVGNLFMQLLLGIPLEMVHKGHRVGLVYLAGVIGGSLASSICDPLQALVGASGGIYALIGGYFMNILVNFREMIPLFGITRLLIIIFIVVFDMGFALYRRFIAPVTGPSVSSACYQWPMCFGDHRATEKYRKAVLAPYHAFENHKSHWIGAPWLLDHVSSSAKQGETCQPTPTFLPFLLLSTYSSSA
- the RHBDL2 gene encoding rhomboid-related protein 2 isoform X2, whose product is MATALNMELERRGLNDVVEEEDEERGKEGEQKASTCCDRVHKFISKWMLPEDARGTYLERATCIPPPVFIIIISFTELAVFIYYAVWKPQKQWITLDTGIWNSPFIYRPDKREEAWRFVSYMLVHAGVEHIVGNLFMQLLLGIPLEMVHKGHRVGLVYLAGVIGGSLASSICDPLQALVGASGGIYALIGGYFMNILVNFREMIPLFGITRLLIIIFIVVFDMGFALYRRFIAPVTGPSVSFVAHIAGGLAGMSIGYTVFSCFDQALLRDPRFWMAIAAYLLCFVFAVVFNIFLSPAN